One segment of Triticum aestivum cultivar Chinese Spring chromosome 2A, IWGSC CS RefSeq v2.1, whole genome shotgun sequence DNA contains the following:
- the LOC123187322 gene encoding MLO-like protein 1, whose protein sequence is MAGGGGKAKPLEFTPTWIVASVCSVIVIISLLFERLLHRLGKRLMRSRKKPLYEALLKVKEELMLLGFISLLLTVFQGPMGKLCVSPGTMHHLLPCKPPPHKTDHLGGAVFTGVMGGARRLLAGGASSDEYCLKKGKVPLLSSEAIHQLHIFIFVLAVTHFVLSAITVLLGIAQTRNWRHWEAKIQENDGGAPQMIKHVQEFKFIQDHFKGHRKRSKIFGWMRSFFKQFYGSVTDEDYTTMRLGFIMKHCKGTPKFNFYSYMIRALEFDFKKVVGISWYLWAMLMIFLLLNVQGWYVYIWITLVPFIMLLVVGSKMEHIITELAYEVAQKHTAIRGDLVVAPSDDFFWFHRPKLVLLLIHVVLFQNAFEIAFFFWLLVTYGFKSCIMGKPAYVITRIVISVICQLLCGYSTLPLYAIVSHMGTSFKKTIFDDNVTEGLVNWAEKARRRTRNPNKITTEPIDEANGGAVQMTNTHANSSVEQGTARLL, encoded by the exons ATGGCTGGCGGAGGAGGGAAAGCCAAGCCGCTCGAGTTCACGCCGACATGGATCGTGGCGTCGGTCTGCTCCGTCATAGTCATCATCTCCTTGCTCTTCGAGCGCTTGCTCCACCGCCTAGGCAAG AGGCTGATGAGGAGCCGCAAGAAGCCGCTGTACGAGGCCCTGCTCAAGGTGAAGGAGGAGCTGATGCTGCTGGGGTTCATCTCGCTGCTGCTCACCGTGTTCCAGGGCCCCATGGGGAAGCTCTGCGTCAGCCCGGGCACCATGCACCACCTGCTGCCCTGCAAGCCGCCGCCGCACAAGACGGACCACCTCGGCGGCGCCGTGTTCACCGGCGTGATGGGTGGGGCGAGGCGCCTCCTGGCTGGAGGAGCCTCCTCCGACGAATACTGCCTCAAGAAG GGCAAAGTTCCACTACTTTCATCTGAAGCTATTCATCAGTTACACATATTTATCTTCGTGTTGGCAGTCACTCATTTCGTTCTCAGTGCTATTACAGTCCTTCTAGGAATTGCACAG ACAAGAAATTGGCGACATTGGGAGGCCAAGATCCAAGAAAATGATGGTGGTG CACCTCAAATGATCAAGCATGTTCAAGAATTCAAATTTATTCAAGACCACTTTAAAGGTCATAGAAAACGATCGAAGATATTTGGTTGGATG CGCTCCTTCTTCAAACAATTCTATGGATCAGTCACTGATGAGGACTACACAACAATGAGACTTGGTTTCATCATG AAACACTGTAAGGGGACACCAAAATTCAACTTTTATAGTTACATGATTAGAGCTTTGGAGTTTGATTTTAAGAAGGTTGTCGGTATCAG TTGGTACCTTTGGGCCATGCTGATGATATTCCTACTATTGAATGTTCAAG GGTGGTATGTCTACATTTGGATAACCTTGGTTCCATTCATT ATGCTACTTGTGGTAGGAAGTAAGATGGAGCACATCATTACGGAATTGGCTTATGAGGTTGCCCAGAAGCATACAGCTATTCGAGGAGATTTAGTAGTTGCCCCTTCAGATGACTTCTTCTGGTTCCACCGGCCTAAATTAGTCCTTCTGTTGATCCACGTCGTCCTGTTTCAGAATGCATTTGAAATTGCATTTTTCTTCTGGCTCTTG GTGACATACGGTTTTAAATCATGCATCATGGGGAAACCAGCATATGTTATTACTCGAATTGTCATAAG CGTAATCTGCCAACTCCTTTGTGGTTACAGCACCCTACCACTATATGCTATCGTCTCTCAT ATGGGTACTTCTTTCAAGAAGACTATATTTGATGACAATGTGACTGAAGGCCTTGTCAACTGGGCTGAAAAGGCTCGGAGGCGCACAAGAAACCCAAATAAAATTACTACAGAGCCAATTGACGAGGCAAATGGTGGCGCAGTTCAAATGACAAATACACATGCCAACTCATCAGTGGAGCAAGGGACCGCTAGGCTATTATAA